The stretch of DNA GCAGGGCACCGTCGATGGCCAGTAGCACCTCCCCGCCATCGACTTTTCCCATGGTGATCCAGGGACCGATCACGGGAACGAATAGCCACGCCAACTCCGTCGGGTTCGCTACGGCGCCCACATAGGCCGCCGCATAGCTCGCGGCGAAGAAGCCTGCGCCGAAGTAGCGTGCCGTCGCGGCGCCGTCATGTGTGGATGTCTCGACGTCATAGCCCGGGGGCAATGCCATGCCGGGTTCGAACACGCGCTCTTCACACTCGCCAGCGGCGCAGCGGCCGCTCCAGCAGTCTCGCCATGCCTTGCACTGGTCGCCGATCTCGCAAGGAGCGCAGTCTCCGCCGCAGTCCACATCGGACTCGAGACCGTTCTGCTTGCCGTCGGAGCAGCTGCCCGGATTTTCATTGCCTTGCGGAAATGAGCTCCGGGCGGCGGCGCCCGCTGGTGGAGTCAGCTGTCCTGGATAGCCGGGTTGGCTCTGCTGAGGATAGGCGCCTGGATACGGTTGGGGGTAGGCGCCCGGATACGGTTGGGGTGGGTAGGTTTGTCCGGGTGCCGCTTGGGCGCTGAGGTTGGAGGCCTGAAGTAGCGCGGCGCTTCCAGCGCACACCACCAGCGCAAGTTGGCGGCGCCTGAGATCAGCGTTGAGCGACATGCGATGCCAGCGTAGCTCGCTACGGCGCTTCAACCGTTCGCATTCGCGCACCAATCACTCAGACGCGAGCCCTGAACGGCGGATTCGAGTCCTGCGAAACAGCCTACTGGGGCATCAGGCTGCGGCGCGCCGGCGGAGCTGGGCTCGGGCCTGGACGCGGTGCGGGTTCCGGCGTCATCACCGGCATCGGCTGAGCGGCCATTGCTGGCGCAGCGGGACCCGGCGGGAGCTCTCCGCGGGACTGTAGCTCGACCCAGCCGCGATCCAGCAGGGCGCGACGATTGCCCCGCAGGGTTCCTGGATTCGCCCGCTCGACCTGGTAGGCATACGACAGCCACCGCCTCGCGCCTCCGGTGTCGCCCAGCACGAGCAGTGTCAGCCCCCGATACAATCCGTATTCCGCCTGCTGCTTGGCGTTGGATTCGTTGAGCCGGTGCTCCGTCCGCTCGAAAACCTCCGCGGCTTCGATGTAGCGGCCGTCCGCGTAGAGCGCGCTGCCACGCTTCACGTAGCCGCTACACCCCGCCATGAGTCCAAGCAGCGCGATGAGGAGCAAGCCATGCGACAGGCGAACGCGGCTCGAACCTCGAGTGCGACGCTGTAGCTGGTTCCTCGCAGACTTCCCCATCGGCCCATCATCCTAACAACGAACGCAGTATGGGACACGCCTTGCGTTGGGCCAGTGCCCTTTTCGTGACTCCGCGCCGGGCTTTGCCCACGCCGCCTTCAGGCGTGGCAACTTGCGCAAGAAATATTAGCTCAACAACATCCATCGTTTGGCGCAGGGGCGCATGTGGGGGGGAGGAGCACCGCGGGTGACCGTGCTGGATTTGTCTGGGTACGTTGGCTAAACGCTCCCCGCGCTCGCTTTCGCTCCAGCGTAGCCAGCGCACTTTTCCGAGCGCAGTCAGACACACGCATCAAGGACGAAAGATGGGCATCAAAGATACCGTTCGCAAAAAGAGCATGGAACTCATGGGCGACCCCCGGGTGCTCAAGCTCATGCAGAACGAGCAATTCATGAAGGCGATGATGACGGTCGTCCAAGTCCCAGGGAAGGTGAACACCTTTACCGAGGAGCAGACCGAGCGCTTCGCCAGTATGATGAATTTGGCGACCTCGAAGGAGCTCAAGGACCTCAAGCGTCAGGTGAAGAAGCTTGAGGGTGAGGTCGAGCGCCTGAAGAAGAAGCTCGAAGAAAAGTAGCGCTCAGGCGGCGGTCGTTTCCTCACGGTTTGCTCGAGCGCTCCGGCGGTCCAGCCAGCGCTCGAGCAGCGGCCACGTCAACCTAGGCGCGTCCCTGCCGACGAGCAGGTCGATGTGGCCGAACGGGAGTTCGCGGTAGGTTTTGTCTGTCGATGTCGACCGCTCGTACCCTGGGCGCACAGACGCCGGGGGCGCGAGATCATCATGACTTCCGGCGATCACCAGCAGTGGGAGATCCAGCTCCTCGAAGGCGCGCTCGAGGCCAAAGAGCGTCGTGCTCCGACTGGCTCGAGACTCGGCGGCCCAGGTGAAGAGCGTGCGCATGGTCTCGATGCTGCCCTGATCCATGGCGAGTGCCATGTGCTGACGCAGCACTTCCGGCTCCATCGATCCCCTGCGGAAACCCCGTAGAGGGACGGGGTAGAGGCGGCTGTTCACGACGCGTTGGCTCACCCGGACGAAGCGCCCGTATAGCCGCGCTGGGACCGGAATATTGGGCATGCCCAACGTGCGATCCAGCAGCAAAAAGGCTTCGCTCAGGCCCGCGAGGAGCTTGGTCCCCGCGGTGAATCGGTAGGGAGAGCCAATGCTGACGACTCCCGCGACCTGTTGTGGGCGCTCGGCGGCAACGCCGTACGCGCACAGTCCGCCGAGGGAGTGACCAATCAGGAAAACCCGGTCGAAGCTGGTGAGCCGGTGAATCGAGTCGAGGGCCGCCGGTAGGTCTTCCTGAACGAACTGGTCCACGCGTTCCGGTAGCCCCGCGCCCAGGTGGTCACTGCGGCCGTGGCCGCGCAGGTCGATGTTGAACACGTCGTAGCCGGCGGAGGCGAGGTAATTCACCAGACTGCGCGACGGCAGGTGCCAGGCGTAGCGGTTCTGACTGTAGCCATGGACCAGCAGCACGGCCGCCCGACTCGGCATCGCCAGGGCATCGACCTCGAGTTGCTCGTCACCAACCGGCGGCGGACGGGTCGAAGCGCGTTTGCGCACCATGGCCAGCGGTGCCTTGCTCTGGGTCATCACCAACTGCTTGACGAAGTGGCGCGCTGGGAGCCCCAGGTCGACGGCCTGCTCGACCACTTGGCCATGGAGGATCACGGTGCATCAGTTTAGTGCTGCACACTGCTTAGCGAAGGGAAAAGCCTCGCAGCTGGGTACTTGGCGGCACTGGGTGATCGACGAGACTGTGCCAGGCCTGTGTGAGACAAAGCCCGAGTTGGCTCAGGCGCCGTAGCCTTCAGCGCGCCTGCGCTGTGCCCTGCGACCGGGGTATAACATCAGGGAAACATTGCTAAATCGGTTTTGCGTTCCACGGATGTGCCATGGCACAATGCTCGCGGCTTCCACAGGGTTTGGCACAAGCGCGTCACGCTCGGGGTGGCGCTGGGATTGAGGGAGGAACACATGGCACACACGGTTCGCGCGCGTCGGGTTTGGAGTTGGTTCTTGCTGCCAGGGTTGGCGCTATCGAGCGCGGCACTGTCTTCGACAGTGGCGTCGGCGCAGCCTGCGGACCCAGCGGATCCGCCGGCTGAGGAGCCCACGGCAGCACCCGGCGTGGATCCCACCCCGCCGCCGAGCGTCGAGGAACCTCCGCCACCGCCTGAGGAGACGACCGGCGACAGCACTGTTCCACCGCCGCCGGTTCCCCAGGGAAGTGACTCCGAAGTGGCGGACGCCCGCGCGGGCGACTCAGCCGTCGAGCTACCTGGGAAGACGTACTACTTCGTTGGCCTGCGCTATCGCACCATCATCGTCCCGAAGTTCATGGTGAACCTGTTCGGCGACGGTGGGCGAACCGTGGTGGTGCACTCCGGCGGTCCAGAGTTCGCGATCCGCAAGGACGGCTTCGAGTACAACTTCGGCCTCTGGTTCGCCAACTACGCGATGGACGATACGCCTTTCAAGTCGACGAGCGACGGCGAGAAGGCCTGGGAA from Polyangiaceae bacterium encodes:
- a CDS encoding alpha/beta fold hydrolase, which produces MILHGQVVEQAVDLGLPARHFVKQLVMTQSKAPLAMVRKRASTRPPPVGDEQLEVDALAMPSRAAVLLVHGYSQNRYAWHLPSRSLVNYLASAGYDVFNIDLRGHGRSDHLGAGLPERVDQFVQEDLPAALDSIHRLTSFDRVFLIGHSLGGLCAYGVAAERPQQVAGVVSIGSPYRFTAGTKLLAGLSEAFLLLDRTLGMPNIPVPARLYGRFVRVSQRVVNSRLYPVPLRGFRRGSMEPEVLRQHMALAMDQGSIETMRTLFTWAAESRASRSTTLFGLERAFEELDLPLLVIAGSHDDLAPPASVRPGYERSTSTDKTYRELPFGHIDLLVGRDAPRLTWPLLERWLDRRSARANREETTAA